One Candidatus Binataceae bacterium DNA window includes the following coding sequences:
- a CDS encoding alpha/beta fold hydrolase, which yields MAGLDDPPLPTVELTDFLLPGQGLSALLIHGLTGTPYEMRYLGERLAATGIRVHGVKLAGHAGQPEELGATTHENWYESVIAGFEQLRAYGDPIVVAGLSMGALLAARLAIEQPDAIEALVMLSPAFFIPRPAHLLVRLLRPLGREDRLYFRGSDGSDIHDDSARRIHPGSRLIPLRAALNLLELSAYVRPKLRDLTQPALLIHSRLDHVCPFDRNTRFVMKHHDRTRLVALDESFHVITVDSDKDRVAQETIEFVRDYRVAPSARYA from the coding sequence ATGGCCGGTCTCGACGACCCCCCTCTGCCCACCGTTGAACTCACCGATTTCCTTCTCCCCGGTCAAGGGCTCAGCGCCCTGCTGATCCACGGCTTAACCGGGACCCCCTATGAGATGCGCTACCTCGGCGAGCGGTTGGCAGCTACCGGAATACGCGTGCATGGCGTCAAACTCGCGGGCCACGCGGGCCAGCCGGAGGAGCTCGGCGCGACCACTCATGAGAATTGGTACGAAAGCGTGATCGCCGGGTTTGAACAGTTACGCGCCTACGGCGATCCGATCGTGGTGGCGGGCCTTTCGATGGGCGCACTGCTCGCCGCACGTCTTGCGATCGAACAACCGGACGCAATCGAGGCGCTCGTGATGCTTTCGCCGGCCTTTTTCATCCCGCGACCGGCGCACCTCCTGGTGCGCCTGCTGCGGCCCTTGGGCCGGGAGGACCGCCTCTATTTCCGCGGTTCCGATGGTTCCGATATTCACGACGACTCCGCGCGCCGAATTCATCCGGGCAGCCGGCTGATTCCCTTGCGGGCGGCGCTCAATCTGCTCGAACTCAGCGCCTACGTCCGCCCGAAGCTGCGCGACCTCACACAGCCGGCGCTCCTGATCCATAGCCGCTTGGATCATGTCTGCCCGTTCGATCGCAACACCCGCTTCGTGATGAAGCATCACGATCGCACGCGGCTGGTTGCGCTCGACGAGAGCTTTCACGTAATCACAGTTGACAGCGACAAGGACCGCGTCGCCCAGGAAACGATCGAATTCGTGCGCGATTACCGTGTGGCGCCGAGCGCCAGATACGCCTGA